AGCGATCGAGCTGTTCGAGGCGATCGAGCGCGGCGAAATCACCGTGCTGTGGGTAATGGCGACCAATCCGGCGGTGAGCCTGCCGGACGCCGTGCGGGTGCGCCGGGCGCTTGAAAAGTGCCCGCTGGTGATCGTCTCCGAGTGTGTGGCGAACACCGATATGCTGGCGTTTGCGGACATCGTGTTGCCGGCGAGCGGCTGGTCGGAAAAGGACGGTATCGTGACCAACTCAGAGCGGCGGCTTTCGCGCCAGCGCGGCATGCTCCCCCCGCCGGGTCAGGCGCGCCACGACTGGCAGATCCTCTGCGACGTGGCCGGGCGACTGGGCTTTGGTGAGGCGTTTTCCTACGCCCACCCTTGGGAGATCTTCGACGAGCACGCCAGGCTCTCGGGCTTTGAAAACGAAGGCGCCACCCGGCGGCTTTTCGATATCTCGGCGTTGGCCGGGCGCGACCGGGCCGCTTATGATGCGCTGTCGCCGATTCAGTGGCCGGTCACGGCAAGCGCGCCCCGCGGCACGGCGCGGCTTTTCGAACAGGGCGTTTTCGCCACGCCAAACGGGCGCGCGAGATTCATACCCATTACGCCGACGCCGCCGCAGCAGACGCTCTGCCCGCGCTATCCGCTGCGCCTCAATACCGGGCGCATTCGTGATCAGTGGCATACCATGACCCGCACCGCCCGCGCGCCCCGGCTGATGAATCACCGCGCCGAGCCGTTCATCGAGCTACACCCGGCGGATGCCGAGCGGGCAGGGCTTAGTGATCAGGCGCTGGCGATTATCAACGCGAAAGAGGGTGAGTATCGCGGGCGCGTGCGGATTTCAAGCGCCCAGCGCCCGGGCGAGGTGTTCGTGCCCATGCACTGGAGTGATCAGTTCACCGGCGCCGGGCGCAGCGGGGCGCTGCTGGTCGGACGCACCGATCCGGTCTCCGGCCAGCCGGAAACCAAGCACGGCGCGGTCAACGTTGTCTCGCTCGAACCGGCTTGGCAGGCGACACTGATCCTGCGCGATGACGCCTTGCCGGAAGAGATGCCCTGGCAAGCGCTCGATTACTGGGCGCGTATCCCCATGGCCGGCTGCGTGCGTTTTCAGCTGGCGAGCACCACCCCGGTTCACGACTGGCCCGCCCAAATAGAGGCGTGGCTGGACACGCCCGCCACGCTTTTCAGCGAAGACGCGGCGGCGAACAGGTTTCGTGGTGCAGGTGTGTATAATGGCCGCCTGGCCTGGTGGCTCATGGTGGGCCCGCCCCGGGAGCTTCCCGGCACCGAGTGGCTGTCGGCGCGGTTCAACGACCATTCGCTTACGTTTGAACATCGCCGCCGCGTTCTGGCGGGCTGCGACAGCGGCGCAGAGGATACCGGCCCGGTCGTGTGTAGCTGCCATCAGGTGGGCGAGCGCGTGATCAAAAAGGCGATACGATCCGGCGATGACAGCGTCGAGGCGCTGGGCGCGCGGCTTGCCTGCGGCACGCAGTGCGGAAGCTGCTTGCCGGAACTCAAATCACTACTGGAAGAGGAGCGGGGCCGTGCGCGTTTTGAACAAGCACCTGCGACACAAATGGCCTGAGGCGCTCGCGCGCGTGGGCAGGCACGTATGGTCCTCGGTGGCGCCTGCGAAAGAGCGGCAGTGCCTGCCGATACGCGGCGAGTGCGAGAAGGGCACGGTGTACCTGGTCGGCGCGGGTAGCGGCGACGTGGAGCTTCTCACGCTCAAGGCCGCGCGGCTTTTGATGCAGGCCGACGCCGTGGTTTATGACCGGCTGGTGGAAGACGACGTACTCGCGCTGATCCACCCCGGCGCCGAGCGCTACTACGTGGGCAAGAGCCGCGGCCACCACAGCGTGCCCCAGGCCGACATCGGCGCACGGCTGGTCACCCTGGCCCAGGCGGGCAAATCGGTGGTGCGCCTGAAAGGCGGCGACCCGGGCGTGTTCGGGCGCATGGGTGAGGAGCTTGCGAGCCTGGCCCAAGCGAACATCAAGGCGTGCATCGTGCCCGGCATCACGGCGGCCTCCGCGGCGGCGGCCAGTATGGGCATTCCGCTGACCGACCGCGGCCACGCTCAGCAGCTTCGCTTCGTCACCGCTCAGCTTTGCCGTGAAGGCGGCGCGCCGGACTGGGCCGCACTGGCGCGCAAGGACGAAACCCTGGTGTTCTACATGGGGCTCTCGAAAGTCGAGGCGATCTGCCAAAGTCTGCGCCAGGCGGGCCTGCCGGACGACTGGCCGGTCATGCTGGTGGCCAACGCCAGCCAGCCCGAGCAGCGCTCGCTTATCGGCACGCTCGAAAACATGCCTGCAAAACTCGCCGCACACCCGCTGCCGTCGCCGTGTTTGATCGTGGTGGGCAGCGTGGTCAGCATGGTGGCGACGAGCCCCGCGGCGCGCTCAGCGGGCATCGTCGAAACGGTCGACCCGGCGTAGCGTCGGGAAGAGCTTCATCCAGGTGCCCACCACGACGAGCGTGCCCACCCCGCCAATCAGCGCGGCGGGCACCGCGCCCATCGCCGCCGCCATGCTGCCCGCACGAAACTCCCCAAGCTCGTTGCTCGAGCCGATGAACAGCATATTCACCGCGTTCACTCGCCCCCGCATGGCGTCCGGCGTTGCCAGCTGAATCAGCGTGGTGCGCACGTAGACGCTGACCATGTCCGCGGCCCCGGCGACCAGCATGGCGAGCATCGATACCCAGAACAGATGCGACAGCGCGAACACCAGATTCGCCAGACCAAACACGGCAACAGAAGCGAACATCACGTGCCCCGCCCGGCGGGTGATCCCCTTCACGCCGAGATAGAGCCCCATCAGCAGCGCCCCAACGGCGATGGCGCTTCGTAGCGCGCCAAGCCCCTGGGCGCCGACCTGCAGCACTTCCTGGGCGTAGATGGGCAAAAGCGCCACCACGCCGCCAAGCAGCACCGCGAACAGATCCAGCGAGATGGCGCCGAGAATGATCGGCTGATGGCGAATGTAGGCGATGCCCGCCGAGAAGCGCTGCCAGGCGGTGCTTTCGAGCGCTTTCGCTTTCTCAACAAAACGCACCGGCACCCACAGCAAAAAGGCGAGCGCGACGATGAAGCAGCCCAGGCATACCGCGTAGGCCAGCCGCCCGCCGCCGAGTGCGTAGAGCCCCCCACCGAGCAGCGGCCCGGTGATCACGGCGATCTTCATGATCGAGCTGTTCAGCGCGATGGCCTGGGGCAACTGCGCGCGCGGCACCAGATTGGGCAGCATGCTCTGAAGCGTCGGGCCGGTGAACGCCCGCCCGCAGCCGAACAGCGCCAGTACCAGATAGATCGGCACCACGTTCTGCGGGTCGGTCTGCGCGATGAGTAACAGCAGCGCGCTGCAAAGCCCCTGCACGGCCCAGCTGAGCTGCAAAATGCGCTTGCGCGCGAAGCGGTCCACCACGTCGCCGGCGGGCAGCAGCAGAAGCACCATGGGAATGAACTGGGCAAGCCCGACGTAGGCCAGCGACATGGCATCGCGGGTAATATCGTACACTTGCCAAGCCACCACCACCGCCTGGATCTGCATGGCGAAGACCGCCGCCAGTCGCGACAGCAGAAAGCTCAGAAAACCGGGCTGGCGGTGAAGAGGCAGGGCGGCGTCGTCAGATGCGGGCATGGCGGGCTTTTCGTTAGCAGGCGAAGCGAGCAGTCTACCTCAACCGCGCACGGCGCGCCTGGGTCATGGGTTGAAGTCGACACAAGACGCCCCATATCTTCACTGCGTCGATGACACACGCATGTGTCTCACTGGAAAAGGATGACTGATCATGACCGCAAGCACGCTACCCAATCCCGGTTTCGGTACCTATCGCCTGGAAGGCGACACGCTCAAGCAGGGCATTCATACCGCGCTGGAAGCCGGCTACCGGCATATCGACACCGCCCAGTTTTATGGCAACGAATCGACCGTTGGCGAGGCGATTCGCGACTCGAGCGTCCCGCGTAGCGACATCTTTCTGACCACCAAGGTGTGGTTCGACCAGCTCGAACCGGCGGCGCTGAAGGCGAGCGTTGACGAGTCGCTTTCCAAACTCAAGACCGAGTACGTGGACCTTCTGCTGATTCACTGGCCGTCACCCAACGACGAGGTGCCGATGCGCGACTACCTCACCGCGCTCAAGGAAGTGAAGGCGGAAGGCAAGGCGCGCCATATCGGCGTCTCCAACTTCACCATCGCCCAGA
The window above is part of the Halomonas sp. GD1P12 genome. Proteins encoded here:
- the dkgB gene encoding 2,5-didehydrogluconate reductase DkgB, translated to MTASTLPNPGFGTYRLEGDTLKQGIHTALEAGYRHIDTAQFYGNESTVGEAIRDSSVPRSDIFLTTKVWFDQLEPAALKASVDESLSKLKTEYVDLLLIHWPSPNDEVPMRDYLTALKEVKAEGKARHIGVSNFTIAQIDEAIDILGEGEILTNQIEVHPFLQNRKLVDHCKAKDIEVTAFMPLAVGKVMEDPVLKQIAGVHGVTPAEITMAWIKARGLVTIPSSTKARNIESNIKAFDIELSEAEMADIATLDRGERIANPDMAPAWDE
- a CDS encoding MFS transporter is translated as MPASDDAALPLHRQPGFLSFLLSRLAAVFAMQIQAVVVAWQVYDITRDAMSLAYVGLAQFIPMVLLLLPAGDVVDRFARKRILQLSWAVQGLCSALLLLIAQTDPQNVVPIYLVLALFGCGRAFTGPTLQSMLPNLVPRAQLPQAIALNSSIMKIAVITGPLLGGGLYALGGGRLAYAVCLGCFIVALAFLLWVPVRFVEKAKALESTAWQRFSAGIAYIRHQPIILGAISLDLFAVLLGGVVALLPIYAQEVLQVGAQGLGALRSAIAVGALLMGLYLGVKGITRRAGHVMFASVAVFGLANLVFALSHLFWVSMLAMLVAGAADMVSVYVRTTLIQLATPDAMRGRVNAVNMLFIGSSNELGEFRAGSMAAAMGAVPAALIGGVGTLVVVGTWMKLFPTLRRVDRFDDAR
- a CDS encoding nitrate reductase produces the protein MHKAPGSSYTVSTTCPYCGVGCGVSATVESGRVCSVKGDATHPANYGRLCVKGSALADTLGEQGRLLQPRLDGVPASWDQALSALVERLTALQAAHGRDTVAAYLSGQLLTEDYYVANKLFKGFLGTPHLDTNSRLCMASAVAGYKRAFGADAVPCNYEDLEEAELLVLVGSNLAWNHPVLYQRVKLAKERNPLMRVVVIDPRVTDTCDIADLYLGLKPGSDATLFNGLLAFMVERGHIDRIYLERHTDGFEEALKAAQKSAPSVAEVAAACDIDAERLETFYYWFARHLHVVTLYSQGVNQSTSGTDKCNAIINAHLAGGKLGLPGAGPFSITGQPNAMGGREVGGLANQLAAHMDYHTPGARDCVTRFWATESLTPQLPEGPGYKAIELFEAIERGEITVLWVMATNPAVSLPDAVRVRRALEKCPLVIVSECVANTDMLAFADIVLPASGWSEKDGIVTNSERRLSRQRGMLPPPGQARHDWQILCDVAGRLGFGEAFSYAHPWEIFDEHARLSGFENEGATRRLFDISALAGRDRAAYDALSPIQWPVTASAPRGTARLFEQGVFATPNGRARFIPITPTPPQQTLCPRYPLRLNTGRIRDQWHTMTRTARAPRLMNHRAEPFIELHPADAERAGLSDQALAIINAKEGEYRGRVRISSAQRPGEVFVPMHWSDQFTGAGRSGALLVGRTDPVSGQPETKHGAVNVVSLEPAWQATLILRDDALPEEMPWQALDYWARIPMAGCVRFQLASTTPVHDWPAQIEAWLDTPATLFSEDAAANRFRGAGVYNGRLAWWLMVGPPRELPGTEWLSARFNDHSLTFEHRRRVLAGCDSGAEDTGPVVCSCHQVGERVIKKAIRSGDDSVEALGARLACGTQCGSCLPELKSLLEEERGRARFEQAPATQMA
- the cobA gene encoding uroporphyrinogen-III C-methyltransferase, producing MGRHVWSSVAPAKERQCLPIRGECEKGTVYLVGAGSGDVELLTLKAARLLMQADAVVYDRLVEDDVLALIHPGAERYYVGKSRGHHSVPQADIGARLVTLAQAGKSVVRLKGGDPGVFGRMGEELASLAQANIKACIVPGITAASAAAASMGIPLTDRGHAQQLRFVTAQLCREGGAPDWAALARKDETLVFYMGLSKVEAICQSLRQAGLPDDWPVMLVANASQPEQRSLIGTLENMPAKLAAHPLPSPCLIVVGSVVSMVATSPAARSAGIVETVDPA